The following proteins are encoded in a genomic region of Planococcus lenghuensis:
- the smpB gene encoding SsrA-binding protein SmpB — MPKGEGKLLAQNKRANFDYAIEETIEAGIVLNGTEIKSARNGKVQIRDAFVRIRGGEAWISNMHINPYEQGNQFNHDPLRARKLLLHKKQINTLIGKVQREGATIVPIKMYLKNGYAKVLIGVGTGKKKYDKREDLKKKDANRAIARAMKDRLR, encoded by the coding sequence ATGCCAAAAGGTGAAGGGAAACTTCTCGCCCAGAACAAGCGGGCGAATTTCGACTATGCGATAGAAGAAACCATTGAAGCCGGAATTGTGCTGAATGGAACAGAAATTAAATCTGCCCGGAACGGCAAAGTGCAGATTCGGGATGCGTTTGTCCGCATCCGCGGAGGGGAAGCATGGATTTCCAATATGCATATCAATCCATATGAGCAGGGAAACCAGTTCAATCATGATCCGCTGCGTGCTCGGAAACTGCTGCTGCATAAAAAGCAGATTAATACGCTGATCGGGAAAGTACAGCGGGAAGGTGCTACCATTGTGCCGATCAAGATGTATTTGAAGAACGGGTATGCAAAAGTGCTGATCGGTGTCGGTACCGGAAAGAAAAAGTATGATAAACGGGAAGATTTGAAAAAGAAAGACGCCAACCGTGCGATTGCCCGTGCAATGAAAGACCGGCTCAGATAA
- a CDS encoding glycine betaine uptake BCCT transporter, which translates to MKKITNVFWVSVALVLLAVGYGAIAPTSFEEATSNLQGAITTSVGWYYLLIVSIMVLFCLFFLISPMGQIRLGKDKEKPEYSMVTWLSMLFSAGMGIGLVFWGAAEPLAHYAVNPATAEPGTAEAFRESMRFTFFHWGIHAWAIYAVVAMALAYFQFRKGEPGLISSTLRPIFGDKMKGPWGVLVDVIAVFATVVGVATTLGFGAIQINGGLAFLIDGIPGDSYPVQIIIIAVVTVLFMFSAWTGLSRGIKYLSNTNMVLALTLLALVIILGPTLLIFNTFTDSIGSYIQNLPRMSFRAAPVDPDQRAWIDGWTIFYWAWWISWSPFVGIFIARVSRGRTVRQFLAGVLLVPTVISFLWFSAFGSTAITVQNSGIDLTELLTEETLFAVFGQLPFGILLSIVAVLLITTFFVTSADSATFVLGMQTTNGSLQPPNAIKLTWGLAQSLIAVILLSADGLNALQSALIIAALPFSIIMLLMMVSFYKAMSLEYQATKRK; encoded by the coding sequence ATGAAAAAAATAACGAATGTTTTCTGGGTTTCTGTCGCACTCGTATTATTGGCTGTCGGTTACGGAGCAATTGCGCCGACAAGTTTTGAAGAAGCAACGAGCAACCTGCAGGGTGCCATCACCACTTCGGTCGGCTGGTATTATCTGCTGATTGTCTCAATCATGGTTCTGTTCTGCCTGTTTTTCCTGATCAGTCCGATGGGTCAGATCCGGTTAGGGAAAGATAAGGAAAAACCCGAGTATTCGATGGTTACGTGGCTGTCCATGCTATTCTCAGCAGGGATGGGAATCGGCCTTGTGTTTTGGGGTGCGGCTGAGCCGCTGGCGCATTACGCGGTGAATCCGGCAACTGCTGAACCCGGCACTGCAGAAGCTTTTCGTGAGTCCATGCGCTTCACGTTTTTCCATTGGGGGATTCATGCGTGGGCCATTTATGCTGTAGTAGCAATGGCGCTTGCGTACTTCCAATTCCGCAAAGGAGAACCAGGATTGATTTCCTCAACGCTGAGACCGATTTTTGGAGACAAAATGAAGGGGCCTTGGGGTGTACTGGTTGATGTTATCGCCGTATTTGCTACCGTTGTTGGTGTTGCCACCACTCTTGGCTTCGGTGCGATTCAAATCAATGGCGGTTTAGCATTCTTGATAGATGGGATACCCGGGGATAGCTACCCTGTTCAAATTATTATTATTGCTGTCGTAACTGTTCTGTTCATGTTTTCTGCGTGGACAGGCTTGAGCAGAGGCATCAAGTACTTGTCGAATACCAATATGGTGCTGGCACTTACTTTGCTTGCACTGGTCATTATCTTGGGGCCGACTCTGCTGATTTTCAATACATTCACAGACTCAATCGGAAGTTATATTCAAAATCTGCCGCGGATGAGTTTCCGGGCTGCGCCGGTTGATCCGGACCAGCGGGCATGGATTGATGGCTGGACGATTTTTTATTGGGCATGGTGGATCTCCTGGTCACCATTTGTAGGTATTTTTATCGCCCGTGTATCAAGAGGGCGGACAGTCCGGCAATTCCTTGCTGGTGTCCTGCTCGTGCCGACTGTTATCAGTTTCCTATGGTTTTCTGCATTCGGTTCAACTGCCATCACTGTGCAAAACAGCGGTATTGATCTGACAGAATTGCTGACAGAAGAAACACTGTTTGCAGTTTTCGGTCAGCTGCCGTTCGGTATACTCTTATCGATTGTTGCCGTACTGCTGATTACAACGTTTTTCGTTACATCTGCTGACTCGGCGACATTTGTGCTGGGTATGCAGACAACGAATGGTTCACTGCAGCCGCCGAATGCCATCAAACTGACATGGGGATTGGCGCAGTCTTTAATTGCGGTTATCCTGCTGTCCGCTGATGGTCTGAATGCACTGCAGAGTGCGCTCATTATAGCGGCACTGCCATTCTCGATCATCATGCTGCTGATGATGGTATCTTTCTATAAAGCGATGAGCCTGGAATATCAGGCAACTAAACGGAAGTAA
- a CDS encoding 5'-3' exonuclease, with product MNKPHILLVDGMAVLFRNYFATAAVNQFMRTPEGLATNGVQGFVRHVLTAKTLMKPTHMAVCWDMGAITFRNDLFDGYKANRPAPPEDMVHQFDLAKEISEQLGWQNYGKVGIEADDFIGSFTEQWKGDVKITIISGDKDLLQLLSPDVRVSFMKKGFHVYDHYTEARFREEYEIEPIQFADVKAFMGDASDGYPGVKGIGPKQALQFIKAYGSVEGVLEAIDDLKPGQRKKIEDQLDMLHLSKELAEIRRDIPLDVQLADLLMPTYSAELVSILEQRGLGLVARHIEKISGAPVEDPFA from the coding sequence ATGAATAAACCACATATATTGTTAGTTGACGGTATGGCTGTCCTGTTCCGGAATTATTTTGCGACAGCAGCTGTAAATCAGTTTATGCGCACACCTGAAGGACTGGCGACGAATGGCGTACAGGGATTTGTCCGTCACGTACTGACAGCAAAGACACTGATGAAACCGACCCATATGGCCGTGTGCTGGGACATGGGCGCCATTACATTCCGCAATGATCTGTTTGATGGCTATAAAGCCAATCGGCCGGCGCCGCCTGAAGATATGGTGCATCAATTCGATTTAGCAAAAGAAATATCTGAACAGCTTGGCTGGCAGAACTACGGAAAAGTGGGAATTGAAGCGGATGATTTCATCGGTTCATTTACGGAACAGTGGAAGGGTGATGTGAAGATCACCATCATCAGCGGGGATAAGGACCTGCTGCAGCTGCTGTCGCCGGATGTCAGGGTTTCATTCATGAAAAAAGGCTTCCATGTCTATGATCATTACACGGAAGCCCGGTTTCGGGAAGAGTATGAAATTGAGCCGATCCAATTTGCGGATGTAAAAGCGTTCATGGGAGATGCCAGTGATGGCTACCCGGGTGTAAAAGGAATTGGACCGAAACAAGCATTGCAGTTCATCAAGGCGTACGGAAGCGTGGAAGGCGTGCTTGAAGCGATCGATGACTTGAAGCCGGGGCAGCGAAAGAAAATTGAAGATCAGCTTGATATGCTGCATTTATCAAAAGAACTGGCGGAAATCCGCCGGGATATTCCACTGGATGTACAGCTGGCTGATTTGCTGATGCCGACTTATTCAGCCGAATTGGTTTCCATACTTGAGCAGCGGGGGCTGGGCCTCGTCGCCCGGCATATAGAAAAAATATCCGGTGCTCCTGTCGAAGATCCGTTTGCTTAA
- a CDS encoding C39 family peptidase, protein METLIPFRGQSQYDAAIHPRLQGSACGPVTVAVILQHHEKNQIVVDDFYKQIGGTRIGLFTWRMIRRLRRSLGSRYHIAKAVSLEDVKQELLAGRPVAMKFDKHFSFRWFQKPAYRYHWVPLVGFHDEEDDVTLFFHDNGGRGRESRLRKTSWKRNRDVLSFVKIVPVDSLS, encoded by the coding sequence ATGGAAACACTTATTCCTTTCCGCGGCCAGTCGCAATATGACGCTGCCATTCACCCCCGGCTGCAGGGATCAGCCTGTGGCCCTGTCACTGTGGCAGTCATTCTGCAGCATCATGAAAAAAACCAAATTGTAGTCGACGATTTTTATAAACAGATCGGCGGCACGCGAATCGGGCTGTTCACTTGGCGGATGATTCGCCGGCTCCGCAGGTCGCTCGGTTCCCGCTATCACATAGCAAAAGCTGTTTCGCTGGAGGATGTCAAACAGGAACTTCTGGCCGGTCGGCCGGTTGCCATGAAATTTGATAAACATTTTTCATTCCGCTGGTTCCAGAAACCGGCATACCGCTATCATTGGGTTCCGCTGGTCGGCTTCCATGATGAAGAAGATGATGTCACCCTTTTCTTTCATGATAACGGGGGGCGCGGCAGAGAAAGCCGGCTTCGGAAGACTTCGTGGAAACGAAACCGGGATGTGTTGTCTTTCGTGAAAATCGTTCCTGTTGACTCCCTTTCTTAA
- a CDS encoding proline dehydrogenase family protein, giving the protein MVEETMRDFFLFLSKNKAMTKAAKKYGHQFGAKRFVAGESIEEAVRTIKNLNAEGLPVTIDYLGEFVDSVEEAKHMADNCIEAIHAIGREHLDSQMSLKLTSMGLDISDEVVLNNMRRILDAATEENVFVTIDMEDYERCGKTLDVFKQLKSEYENIGTVIQAYLYRTEKDVEELDAYNPNLRLVKGAYKESVEVAFPVKADVDENFKKIIRMHLLNGNYTAIATHDDAIIEYTKALVKEHDIPLDRFEFQMLYGIRIDRQRELAAEGYKMRIYVPYGTDWYGYFMRRLAERPANVAFVAKGIIKK; this is encoded by the coding sequence ATGGTTGAAGAAACAATGAGAGATTTTTTTCTGTTTTTATCGAAAAACAAAGCGATGACAAAAGCGGCTAAGAAGTACGGTCATCAGTTCGGAGCAAAACGTTTCGTTGCAGGTGAATCAATTGAGGAAGCGGTACGTACGATCAAAAACCTCAATGCAGAGGGCCTTCCTGTCACAATCGATTACCTCGGTGAATTCGTTGACTCGGTTGAGGAAGCAAAACACATGGCGGATAACTGCATCGAGGCGATTCATGCGATCGGCCGTGAACACCTCGACTCTCAGATGTCTCTAAAACTCACGTCGATGGGGCTTGATATCTCGGATGAAGTTGTCTTGAACAATATGCGGCGTATTCTTGACGCTGCTACTGAAGAAAATGTGTTTGTGACAATCGATATGGAGGATTATGAACGCTGTGGCAAGACACTCGACGTTTTTAAGCAGCTGAAGTCCGAATACGAGAATATTGGTACTGTCATCCAAGCGTACCTGTACCGCACAGAAAAGGATGTCGAAGAGCTGGATGCATACAATCCAAACCTGCGCCTTGTAAAAGGGGCGTATAAAGAATCTGTGGAAGTGGCATTCCCGGTTAAAGCGGATGTTGATGAGAACTTCAAGAAAATCATCAGAATGCACTTGCTGAACGGCAATTATACAGCGATCGCGACGCACGATGATGCGATCATTGAATATACGAAAGCGCTTGTAAAAGAACACGATATTCCGCTGGACCGGTTTGAGTTCCAGATGCTTTATGGAATCCGGATTGACCGGCAGCGTGAACTTGCCGCAGAAGGATATAAGATGCGTATTTATGTGCCTTATGGAACAGACTGGTACGGCTATTTCATGCGCCGTCTCGCAGAACGACCGGCAAACGTTGCTTTTGTGGCGAAAGGCATAATTAAGAAATGA
- a CDS encoding 3-hydroxyacyl-CoA dehydrogenase/enoyl-CoA hydratase family protein gives MAYQIKKAAVLGSGVMGSGIAAHLANIGIPTLLLDIVPKELAANEEKKGLTLESGEVRNRLAQGALKKLGKQKPAPLAAKKNLQLITPGNLEDDLDQLNEVDWIIEVVVENLDIKKDLYEKIDQVRKPGTIISSNTSGISIEAMAEGRSEDFRNHFLGTHFFNPPRYLKLLEIIPTQATKPEVVEFMTTFGEDVLGKGVVLAKDTPNFIANRIGTYGLLITVREMVNRGYSVGEVDSVTGPLIGRAKSATFRTLDVVGLDTFLHVAKNVHDLTEGEEQQVFKAPDFLKKMVENGWLGAKSGQGFFKKEGKEILELDPQTFEYSPARKLKTPSQEAAKQQKGLAARVRTLVYADDRTGELLWNIMSPTLRYSAELHGEIADDIVAIDNAMKWGFGWEQGPFEVWDAIGVQKSVEKMKEEGHSVPAFVQALLDKGFDSFYKEENGDLYYFTGTDYAPVPFNEKAINLKRYKKKHGVIKSNAGASLIDLGDEIALLEFHSQSNAIGPDIVQMINFAVEEVEKNYKGLVIGNQGKNFCVGANLGMILMEAQDDNIFELDYTVRAFQNAMLKIKYSEKPVVAAPFGMTLGGGAEVCLPAAHIQASMETYMGLVEAGVGLIPGGGGNKELYAKHLKGLPNNVALDYTNIAANVFEMIATAKVSTSAEEARENNFLNFTDGISANSDHLIYDAKQAALGLFEGGYKPPAREKIPVAGEPGYAAMLLGAQGMLESKYISEYDLKIAKKLAYVLAGGKLPYGTEVDEQYLLDLEREAFLSLVAEPKSQQRMQHMLLKGKPLRN, from the coding sequence GTGGCGTATCAAATCAAAAAAGCGGCTGTTCTGGGATCAGGAGTCATGGGGTCCGGAATCGCGGCACATCTTGCGAATATCGGAATTCCGACATTGCTGCTGGATATTGTACCGAAAGAACTCGCAGCCAATGAAGAGAAAAAAGGACTGACACTTGAAAGCGGGGAAGTCCGAAACCGGCTTGCACAAGGAGCGCTTAAAAAACTAGGGAAACAGAAACCGGCACCGCTTGCTGCAAAAAAGAATCTGCAATTGATCACGCCGGGCAACCTGGAAGATGACCTCGATCAATTGAATGAAGTGGACTGGATTATTGAAGTCGTTGTCGAGAATCTCGATATCAAAAAGGACTTATATGAAAAAATTGATCAAGTGCGAAAACCGGGAACGATTATCTCATCCAATACGTCCGGTATTTCAATTGAAGCAATGGCGGAAGGACGCTCAGAAGATTTCCGGAATCATTTTCTCGGTACCCATTTCTTCAACCCGCCGCGTTACCTGAAGCTATTGGAAATTATTCCGACGCAGGCGACAAAGCCGGAAGTCGTGGAATTCATGACGACGTTCGGGGAAGATGTCCTTGGGAAGGGCGTTGTGCTTGCAAAAGACACCCCGAATTTCATCGCTAACCGCATCGGTACTTACGGGTTGCTGATTACAGTCCGTGAAATGGTCAATAGAGGGTACTCTGTCGGTGAAGTAGATTCAGTGACCGGGCCGCTGATCGGACGCGCTAAATCGGCAACTTTCCGAACACTCGATGTCGTGGGATTGGACACATTCCTGCATGTTGCCAAGAACGTGCACGATTTGACGGAAGGCGAGGAGCAGCAAGTATTCAAAGCGCCGGACTTCTTGAAGAAAATGGTGGAGAATGGCTGGCTCGGCGCGAAATCCGGACAAGGGTTTTTTAAGAAGGAAGGCAAGGAGATCCTGGAGCTGGACCCGCAGACATTCGAATATTCACCCGCCAGAAAATTGAAAACGCCTTCACAGGAAGCTGCCAAACAGCAAAAGGGGCTTGCGGCAAGAGTCCGGACGCTCGTTTATGCGGATGACCGCACAGGTGAACTGCTCTGGAATATCATGTCGCCGACACTCCGTTACTCGGCGGAACTGCACGGCGAAATAGCGGATGATATCGTGGCCATCGATAATGCAATGAAATGGGGCTTCGGCTGGGAACAGGGGCCGTTTGAGGTCTGGGATGCCATCGGTGTTCAAAAATCGGTTGAGAAAATGAAAGAAGAAGGACATAGCGTTCCGGCGTTCGTTCAAGCACTGCTCGACAAAGGGTTCGATTCTTTTTATAAAGAGGAGAATGGCGACCTTTATTACTTTACGGGGACAGACTATGCCCCGGTGCCGTTCAATGAAAAGGCAATCAACCTGAAGCGTTATAAGAAAAAGCACGGGGTGATCAAATCGAATGCCGGGGCAAGCCTGATCGATCTTGGGGACGAAATTGCCCTGCTGGAGTTCCATTCCCAGTCGAATGCCATTGGACCGGATATTGTTCAGATGATCAATTTCGCTGTGGAAGAAGTCGAAAAGAATTATAAAGGGCTTGTCATTGGTAACCAAGGAAAGAACTTCTGCGTCGGCGCCAATCTCGGCATGATTCTGATGGAAGCGCAAGACGATAATATTTTTGAGCTGGACTATACGGTCCGCGCATTTCAGAATGCCATGCTCAAGATTAAATACAGCGAGAAGCCGGTTGTCGCAGCACCATTCGGCATGACCCTTGGAGGCGGTGCGGAAGTCTGTCTGCCGGCCGCACACATCCAGGCATCAATGGAGACATATATGGGACTTGTTGAAGCGGGCGTCGGACTGATCCCCGGCGGTGGCGGCAACAAAGAACTGTACGCTAAGCATTTAAAAGGATTGCCGAATAATGTTGCATTGGATTATACAAATATCGCAGCCAATGTGTTTGAAATGATTGCCACGGCAAAGGTTTCCACTTCAGCCGAAGAAGCGCGGGAAAATAATTTCCTGAATTTTACGGATGGAATCAGCGCCAACAGCGATCATTTGATCTATGATGCCAAACAGGCGGCACTTGGTCTGTTCGAAGGCGGTTACAAGCCGCCGGCCCGGGAAAAGATCCCGGTGGCCGGAGAACCGGGCTATGCAGCCATGCTGCTCGGTGCACAAGGCATGCTGGAATCGAAGTACATCAGTGAATATGATTTGAAAATCGCAAAAAAGCTTGCTTATGTTCTGGCAGGCGGCAAATTGCCATATGGCACTGAAGTGGATGAGCAGTACTTGTTGGATCTGGAACGGGAAGCATTTTTAAGTCTTGTTGCCGAACCGAAATCCCAGCAGCGCATGCAGCATATGCTGCTGAAGGGCAAACCGCTGCGCAATTGA
- a CDS encoding acetyl-CoA C-acetyltransferase, whose product MREAVIVAGARTPVGKAKKGSLATVRPDDFGALTVRETLKRAGGYDGPIDDLIIGCAMPEAEQGMNIARPIGALAGLPDTVPAVTVNRFCSSGLQTIAYAAERIMIGSAQAVLAGGVESMSMVPMMGNVIRPNSKLAEDAPQYYMSMGHTAEQVASKYDVSRADMDAFAAQSHDRAGSAIKGGRFDPSIVPVEVTKRYIDENNRLQEKTFIFKTDEGVRPGTTAETLGGLRAAFSARGSVTAGNSSQTSDGAGTVLVMDREKAEALGLKPIAKFRSFATGGVPPEVMGIGPIVAVPKALEIAGLSIEDIDLWELNEAFASQSLAVIRKLGLDMDKVNVNGGAIALGHPLGATGTILTLRLMDELKRQGKQFGVVTMCIGGGMGAAGVFEML is encoded by the coding sequence ATGCGAGAAGCAGTAATTGTGGCCGGCGCACGGACGCCGGTCGGAAAAGCGAAAAAAGGTTCCCTGGCTACGGTACGTCCGGATGATTTTGGGGCATTGACAGTCCGGGAGACATTAAAGAGAGCAGGGGGCTATGACGGGCCAATCGATGATCTGATCATTGGTTGTGCCATGCCGGAAGCGGAACAAGGGATGAATATCGCACGCCCGATTGGTGCGTTGGCAGGTCTTCCGGACACCGTGCCGGCGGTGACAGTCAACCGCTTCTGTTCATCCGGTCTCCAGACGATTGCTTATGCGGCAGAACGCATTATGATCGGCTCTGCACAGGCGGTTCTTGCCGGCGGCGTTGAATCGATGAGTATGGTGCCGATGATGGGAAATGTTATCCGGCCGAATTCGAAGCTGGCAGAAGATGCCCCTCAATATTATATGAGCATGGGGCATACGGCTGAGCAAGTGGCTTCAAAATATGATGTCAGCCGGGCGGATATGGATGCCTTTGCTGCTCAGTCTCATGATCGGGCAGGTTCAGCGATCAAAGGCGGAAGGTTTGACCCTTCCATCGTGCCAGTTGAAGTGACGAAGCGGTACATTGATGAAAATAACCGATTGCAGGAGAAGACCTTCATATTTAAGACGGATGAAGGCGTGCGGCCGGGAACGACCGCTGAAACCCTTGGTGGATTGCGTGCGGCATTCTCTGCCCGCGGCAGTGTCACAGCTGGCAACTCCTCTCAAACGTCAGATGGAGCAGGCACGGTTCTTGTCATGGATCGGGAGAAAGCGGAAGCACTCGGACTGAAACCGATTGCGAAATTCCGTTCTTTTGCAACAGGCGGTGTACCGCCGGAAGTGATGGGGATCGGCCCGATTGTGGCTGTGCCGAAAGCACTCGAAATTGCGGGTCTTTCGATAGAGGACATCGATCTTTGGGAATTGAATGAGGCTTTTGCTTCCCAGTCATTGGCGGTTATCCGGAAACTCGGGCTTGATATGGATAAAGTGAATGTGAATGGCGGCGCCATTGCGCTCGGCCATCCGCTCGGCGCAACCGGAACGATTTTGACACTTCGTCTCATGGATGAACTTAAACGGCAGGGCAAGCAATTTGGCGTTGTAACGATGTGTATCGGCGGCGGTATGGGTGCTGCTGGCGTATTCGAAATGCTATAA
- a CDS encoding acyl-CoA dehydrogenase family protein — MAETANKGVIKGGSFLIDDVDVSRVFTPEDFTEEHKMIAKTTEDFVAKQVMPVHEKLENHEFEYSVKLLKQAGELGLLGADVPEQYDGLGLDKVASALIAEKMSVAGGFSISHGAHVGIGSLPIVLFGNDSQKEKYLPKLATGELLAAYALTEPSSGSDALGAKTTAKLNEAGTHYVLNGEKQWITNAGFADVFIVYAKIDGDKFSAFIVERKFPGVSVGPEEKKMGIKSSSTRTLILEDAEVPVENLLGEAGRGHVIAFNILNIGRYKLGVGTIGGSKRAMEVTIPYTNQRQQFKTPISSFNLTREKLATMAARLYAVESSVYRTVGLFEDRMSQFSDEEQGNGSLVAESIAEYAIECSLNKFFGTEVLDYIVDEGVQLHGGYGFMQEYEIERAYRDSRINRIFEGTNEINRLLVPGTLLRKAMKGELPLLQEAEKLQGELLTMMPEEIGVEALEQEKYLLKNAKKIALLAAGLAAQRYGTKLESEQEVLVNIADIVSNVYAIESVVKRTEKAIQNTGIEKAQQKLLYTQIFTQEAFDAIEKDAKETLIAAADGDNLRMMLSALRKLTRSTPYNVIAKKREAAVKLIEAEKYIV; from the coding sequence ATGGCAGAAACAGCAAACAAAGGTGTTATTAAAGGCGGAAGCTTTTTGATTGATGACGTGGATGTATCCCGCGTCTTCACACCGGAAGATTTTACGGAAGAGCATAAAATGATTGCTAAGACGACAGAGGATTTCGTGGCAAAACAAGTGATGCCGGTTCACGAAAAACTGGAGAACCATGAATTTGAATACTCGGTAAAACTGCTGAAGCAGGCAGGCGAGCTCGGTCTTCTTGGCGCTGATGTGCCGGAGCAGTACGACGGCCTTGGTCTGGATAAAGTGGCTTCCGCACTCATCGCTGAAAAAATGTCTGTCGCTGGCGGATTTTCCATCTCGCATGGCGCGCATGTGGGCATCGGCTCACTGCCGATCGTTCTCTTCGGGAACGACAGCCAAAAAGAAAAGTATTTGCCGAAGCTTGCGACAGGTGAACTCCTTGCTGCTTATGCATTGACAGAGCCAAGCTCAGGATCTGATGCATTGGGTGCCAAGACCACAGCAAAGCTGAATGAGGCGGGCACTCACTACGTGCTGAACGGTGAGAAACAGTGGATTACGAATGCGGGATTCGCAGATGTTTTTATTGTTTATGCAAAAATTGATGGTGACAAATTTTCAGCATTCATCGTTGAACGCAAATTCCCGGGTGTATCAGTCGGGCCGGAAGAAAAGAAAATGGGCATCAAATCATCTTCAACGCGCACTTTGATCCTGGAAGACGCGGAAGTGCCGGTTGAGAACTTGCTCGGCGAAGCTGGACGCGGCCACGTCATCGCGTTCAATATCCTGAACATCGGGCGCTACAAGCTCGGCGTGGGTACCATCGGTGGTTCGAAACGCGCCATGGAAGTGACGATTCCGTATACGAACCAGCGTCAGCAGTTCAAGACACCGATCTCGTCATTCAACCTGACACGTGAAAAGCTGGCGACGATGGCAGCCCGTCTGTACGCCGTTGAAAGCTCCGTCTATCGGACGGTCGGCTTATTTGAAGACCGGATGAGCCAGTTCAGTGATGAAGAGCAAGGAAACGGCAGTCTTGTCGCTGAATCGATTGCCGAATACGCAATCGAATGCTCCCTGAATAAGTTCTTCGGCACAGAAGTGCTGGATTATATCGTCGATGAAGGAGTCCAGCTTCATGGCGGTTACGGATTCATGCAGGAGTACGAAATTGAACGCGCCTACCGGGATTCCCGCATCAACCGGATTTTTGAAGGGACGAACGAAATCAACCGTCTGCTGGTGCCGGGCACATTGCTCCGCAAAGCCATGAAAGGCGAATTGCCGCTTCTGCAGGAAGCTGAAAAACTGCAGGGTGAACTGCTGACGATGATGCCGGAAGAAATCGGCGTTGAGGCGCTTGAACAGGAAAAGTACCTATTGAAAAATGCGAAGAAAATCGCCTTGCTGGCTGCCGGACTGGCTGCACAGCGCTACGGTACGAAACTGGAAAGCGAACAGGAAGTACTTGTGAACATTGCTGACATCGTCTCGAATGTCTATGCAATCGAATCGGTTGTGAAACGGACTGAAAAAGCGATTCAGAATACCGGCATTGAAAAAGCTCAGCAGAAATTGCTGTACACGCAAATTTTCACACAGGAAGCATTCGATGCCATTGAAAAAGATGCGAAAGAAACATTGATTGCAGCTGCTGATGGTGACAACCTGCGCATGATGCTGTCGGCTCTCCGCAAGCTGACACGCTCTACCCCGTATAATGTCATTGCAAAAAAGCGGGAAGCGGCTGTTAAATTGATCGAGGCAGAAAAATATATCGTTTAA